The genomic region CATCTCAACCAGGTTACTCCTGTGTATCCTCTCGAAGCTCTTCGCAATGACAGCCTTTATGCCCAGGAGCTTCGGGCCCTTCGCAGCCCAGTCCCTTGAGCTACCGGCTCCATAAGTCTGACCAGCAAGTATTATTAGTGGTACATTCTCCTCCTTATACTTCATGGCCGCATCAAACACAGTCATTAACTGCCCATCGGGCCAGTGAATCGTGTAACCACCCTCAATGACCTTACCACCCATCTTATTCTTAACACCCCTGCTCCAGAATGCACCCCTGACCATAACCTCCCAATTACCCCTCCTAGTACCGAAGGTATTGAAATCGCTTGGCTTAACGCCAAGTGATATCAAGTACTTACCCGCAGGTGAGTCCGCGGGTATTGAGCCCGCCGGTGATATGTGGTCCGTGGTTACGTTATCACCAAGCACCAACAACGCCCTAGCACCAACTATGTCCTTAACCTCTACAAGCCTATCTGGGTCAAAATCGTCAAAGAACGGTGGTCTCCTTATGTACGTATTCTTTGGATTCCACTGATACAGGTCGCCACTTGGCGCCTTTAACGTGTTCCACTCATCAGGTACTAAGTCGCCAATCTTGGTATACTTCTCGGTGAATTCATCGGGCGTTACATACCTCTCAACATAGCTCCTAACCTCATCATCACTAGGCCACAGGTCTTTCAGGTAAACGGGCTTACCGTCACTGGTATATGTCACTGGTTCCCTTGTTAAGTCCTTATTAACGGTACCTGCCAATGCATAAATGACAACCATGGGCGGCGAGGCCAGGTAATTAGCCCTGACGTCCGGGTGTATCCTGCCCTCAAAGTTCCTATTGCCAGAGAGCACTGCCGCCGCAACTAGGTCATTCTCCCTAATAGCCTTAACCACAGGCTCTGGGAGTGGACCTGTATTGCCTATGCAAACCATGCATCCAAAGCCCGTTATGTAAAAGCCTATCTTCTCAAGGTACTGAAGTAGCCCCGACCTCCTTAGGTACTCCTCAACAACCCTAGAACCAGGTGCCAGCACAGTCTTAACGTATGGAGGCGGTGAGACACCAAGCTCAACAGCCCTCTTAGCGACCAAGCCAGACGCCATTAATAGGTATGGATTACTTGTGTTTGTGCAGCTTGTTATTGCGGCAATGGCCACAAACCCGTCCTCAAGCTCCACCTTCTTACCATCAAGCTCTATGACAACTTTCCTCCTGCCACTTATGTTCCTCTTCTTGTTCCTATCCTCAATGACTGGTTCAATGCTCTTAGGCACGTCGCTCAAGGATCTCCTCTGCCACGGGAGTGAGGGGCCGGCGAGGCTCGGCTCTATGGCTGATAGGTCAATACTAATTACCTGGCTATACTCAACATCACCCTCCTTCGGTGAACCAAAGACCCCCTGTTCCATGAAGTACCTCTCAACAAGTGATATTAACCATTCATCCCTACCAGTAAGCCTTAGGTAAGCCAGCGTCTGTTCATCCACTGGGAATAAGCCAGTGGTTGCCCCATACTCAGGGGCCATATTGGCTATCGTTGCTCTATCGGGTATGGGCAACTCCTTAACGCCCTCACCAAAGAACTCGACGAACTTATCAACCACGTTATACTTCCTAAGGGTCTCGGTTACGTATAGGACTATGTCCGTAGCCGTGACACCAAGCCTCGGCTTACCATAGAGATAAACACCAACAACCTGCGGTGGCAATACAGCTATTGGCTGACCAAGGAGCGCGGCCTCGGCCTCAACACCACCGACACCCCAACCAACGACGCCAAGCCCATTGATCATTGTTGTGTGGGAGTCCATGCCAACGACAGTGTCGAAGTAGGCAAGCCTCTCACCGGGTCCGAGGTCCTCGGTCATCACGACCCTGGCAATGTGCTCAAGGTGTACCTGGTGTATAATACCGGTGCCTGGTGGGAATACCCTGAAGTTCCTGAAGGCATTCTGAGCCCACTTAAGGAACTCATACCTCTCCGCATTCCTCTCAACCTCGAGCTTAATATTCAACTTAACCGCGTCAGGCCTACCCCAGTAATCAGCCTGCACGCTGTGGTCTATTATCAAGTCAGTCGGCACCTGTGGATTAATGACCTTTGGGTCAATGCCGTATTTAGCCACAATCTCCCTCATCACTGCCAGATCAACTAGGGCAGGTACTCCCGTGTAATCCTGCATTAGGACCCTCGCAACCTTTATCGGAACCTCCTTAGTACCTGGATTCTTCGGGTTCCAATGGAGTAGATTCTCAATATCCTCCTCAGTGATTGCCTGCCCGTCGTAATTCCTAAGCAGGTTTTCTATGAAGACCTTAATCGTGTATGGGAACCTGGCAATATCAAAGCCCTCCCTCTCAAGCGCCTTTAATGAGTAATAACGAACTTTGATACCGCCAACATCCATCGTGCTTAATGTATTCCATAGATTAGGCAGGTTCTTGGCCACGATGATATAACTAACTCATTAATTTTTAATATTTGCCCTTTAAATTAGCGAAATCACTTCGCAAATTGATTATACCCGGAGGCGTTAACGTTGTAGTAAGTTAGGTCCCAGGTAGGTGGTGCACTTAATTCGAACGGTATCATGTAACTAGCCGGTAGTGTTGCGGTGGTTCCATTTAGGAATGTCACCTGCATGTCGAACATCGTCCCATTAAACACATAGTCATATATTGGGTACTTCGTGTATGCATACTGGAATTCAAGCTGTGTATACGTTGCAAAGAATGGCGTCCCACTATACGGTATTGCATGTATCCATAGCTGGCTCGTGTTATAGTCATAAATCTCGAAGACTATCTCCTTAGCCGTAATGTTATAATAGATCATCAATTTAAGTAGTGTATTGTTTGGTGTTGGTATGCCGGGTAGCACCGCTGGGTTCATCGTAGTCTCGTTGAAGTAGTAATGGGCTATGCAGTTCTTACCAGGTACGTACCAGGGGGCGATGGTACCATTCGGGTCTAGGTCAACACCTACCTGGAAGAATCCTACACATGATGACCTAGTGGCTCCGTAGTAATTCATGGCATTTATCTGGAAACTCAATATGCCGACCTGCGGTGTGTTCCAGTACTTAAGTAGTACGAGGGCCGTTAGATTATAGAATGGCGGTAATAACGTTGTGAGAAGGCCTGATCCCTGTCCATAACCCTCCATATTATTATACTTCTGTAGGTAAATCGGTATTTCCAGGCTCGTGACTATTATGTCTGTGTAATAAACAGTCCCGCTGGTAGTGATTATGGCTGCCGTGTAGTAATTACCTGCCTCGGGTACGGAAATCACAAAGGGAGGTTCATCGGTCTGGTCCACGAATACCTGCATCACCCAACCAGCGGTTTTATTATACGGCGTACTGGCATTAAACACATTAACCATTATGAAGACCCAACCCGGTGGATAAAGCGCACCTGAAAGACTTGATAGGGATATCACGGGTTTGAGATCCGTTAAGTTTGGACCAGCCCAAACATAGCCGTCGGCCACACCTATGATTGCCACGGGCTCGTAATTACTATTCACAAGGCCAAAGAACCCACTGCCACCACTACCATAATAAATTGCCACCTGGAATGATAGGAATTGATCACCCCTAACTATTAATGATGGATTAACAATGTCAACCTGGGGCTCATTATTCATGGCTGTGGACTCTAGCGCAGGTTCGCCCCAATAATTGGGTTGGGTAACTATTACCGGTGTTTGTCCGCTGATGGGTATCCATCCATAATAGCTTAAGGGCTCGTTGACATACTCAAAATTAGACACATAGGCAAAGGCGCCCGTAAGCGATGCCGCGGGTGCCATTCTCGGCAATGGTTCGTGCACTCGCACCTGTTCATGACGAGGCGTGTAGGCATATATCATTAATATGGTCGTGAGTATTACTGCCATTGTTATTATCATTATTTTTATGGCTTTCCGGTTACCCTTTGTCATAAATTAAGTTATTATTTAGTATTATTTTAAATTTTACTATTTAAATTCAATCGCCGATCATTGATTTCTCCTCTGCAGTTACTTCTTCCTCTGAGTCTACGTGTAGTCTCCTTGTTTGTATGCCATCAGGTGTTAGGAGCACCATCTTTACTGATGCTCCATCCTCGCCAAACCTCGTTAAGTACCTAAGTAGTACCTTATTTGCTAGGACTATGCCTATGTGCTGTGTCTTACCATTCAGTGAGACACTCTGGTGGTAATGCCAAATCTCCTTCCTTGTTATTATATTGAATTGTTTAACTATTGAGTCCTTATAATCATCGAGAACCAGGTTATAAATGCTTAATACCCTCCATATTCTCTTCGTCGGGTTTATCTCCCCGTAAATGACCACGACAGGCCTCTCGGTCTTCTTATCCTTAACCCTTGACTGGTAAATGGCCGTTATCACGGGCTTTGAATCAAGCATCAATAAGTCCTTAATTGGTTGCCTATACCTAATCACGGCGGCCATAAACGGCATTAATAACCTAAACCTAAACTCCACACCATTCGGTATCTTCACACTATCGAAATTACAATTATAACAGTGAATTCTCACGATGGCCGGTGATGGCTCTATTAACCTCCTTATGAAATCCTGACCTTCCTCAATGAGTTCCTCATTACCTACCTTCTTAGATTCATCATTAATAGCCATCAATATTCTATCACCTTTAGAATTTATTAAATTTATGGTTCATAATGATAATATTGTTCTATGGAAAATATGCAGATTTTGCACCTTACAAACTACTTTTTAATTGGTCCATGAATTTAATAATTGTATGGCGAAGTACGAATTAAGGAGGTATATAACGTATGGGCAATTAATTATGTGGCCTAGGTTAATCGTGAATATTAAGGATCATGTGAAGATTATGTTCGTAACGAACCTATCAAATAAGGGTGAGATTAGGAGCATTAGGTGTTCAAGGATTGAATTAATAAAGCATAGACCTATTGCCCAGTAGACTTCAGGGAATAAACAATAACCTCCTTATTACCCCTAATAATGACCTGCCTCTGAATCAAACCCTTCCTAATCAAAATACTCAATGCATTCCTAACAGTCCTGCTTGGAAGCATGGTCTTTTCAATGATCTCCTTCTGTGTTAATTGACCCTCATACTCAAGGATCTTAAGTATGAACTTAGCGCTAGGCGGCAGGTCCATGTTTGCCAACAGGCTTATTTTCTTTTCATAACGTCCAATGGCGCTCGAGACCTCACCAACCCTAATGAGCTTGAGTGGCTTCCCAGACGTTATCTTGACCTCATTACCAACGTAAGTCCTGATACTACCATCAATTATCACCTCAACCCTAGACCTGGAAATTAAGTCCCTTATAGTGATTATGGAATCGCTGGGCACTATGACGGGTACGCGGGCTAAATTCGTACTATTAACGGGCACTATCTCAAAGACCTGAGCCCTCGAGTGTATTAATGGGCCGCCCGCCGACATTGCGTATGCGGTGGAGCCCGTGGGTGTTGATATTATTAAGCCATCAGCAACGTCATGCCATAAATACTCATTATTCACATATAGACTATACTCAAGAGTTATTGCACTCCTGGCTGGGAAAATGGCAACCTCATTTATAGCATTTGGCAATTTCTTTCCCTTCGCATTCACGGAAAGCCTGAGTATCTCCTCAATATCATAATTGCCACTCATTATTGTTGATAATGCCTTATCCAGGTTTGTTATGTCCACGGAATTCAAAAAGCTTAATCCAAAACCAACCGTGAGGACAGGGCCTTCCCATGAGTTTAACTTATGGAGGTTCATGATTATGAATTTATCGGTTCCGACAATACCTATGACATCGTAACCACTAACATCATCGTTTAATTCCGTAACGATACTGAAGGACGAATAATCATCAATAATCTTCTTAACCTCATTAACAACACTGGGCATGGTTACCAATAGACCCCTCATCTTTGTTAATTATAGAATGCTATAGGAATTTATTTTTTACTACGATGACCTCGAGAATGTATACCTTAAAAATGCAGACAATTAAACGCGTGGGATGCTGATAACAATAATCGTGGGGATACTCGGATTACTATTCATTGCCGTGGGCTGGGTACTTGCACTGGGCGATGTACCACCCCTCAGATTAACAATTCCATACCTAATAGGTAGTACCCTACTCACGGTATACTCAGCACTTAATTGGAACCTAATATTCCTAATACTAAATGGCGCCGCAACAGCCCTCTCAGCCATAAACCTAGTAAGGAGGATTAGAATGAACAAAGTTAATACCAAAGACCATGGATAAAGCCATAAGCTCAAGCACCAAATCACCCCTTACCACATACATATCACTACCATTACTTAACAACCATGATATTGACGACTCAAGGACCAAGGTACCCCTCGAAGTACCCCTACCCAGTGCCACTGTGCATTTACTCTTATCATTATTAAGCACCGCAATTGTATATACCGCTCCAGGGGCCACTTGATACTCAAGCATGATCTCCATCATATTAACTGCACTAATTACTTTGGTCCTGGCGAAATTCAATAACGCTAATGCCTCATCAATACTCTTCACATTGCCAATTCTTTTCATGGTGCTTATTACGGTTGATAATATGCCCCTCGCAGTACCCCTTTGGATAGGTATTGCGCCTTTGTAAGGCAGTAATGATAGGACAATGGAACCCCTAACCATGCATGTGCTATCCACTGAGATTATGATACTACGCGGAGGCACATTACAATCATTAACCTTAACTATCTCCTCACCAAATTCCCTAATTACATTAATTAACCATTGAGGTGGTTCACCAAGTATGTAAATCAAGAGCTGACCACCATCCTCGTGCACTTAGTGTTTCATACCTATGGCGAACCTAAGAACCCCTTCTCTAACTCCTCAACATCCCTCAATATCTCATTCACAGCCTCCTTAATAACATCAAGTGGCGGCCTTCCCTTAGTCTTTATCCTAAACCGAACATTCTGGGTCAGTGGGTGATCAACATCATACATTGCATACTCAACATCAGGTCTCTTGAGCAGGTACTCAATTAATGGTGCGAATAATGTGTACGTCTCTCCCTGCACCACAGCCTCCAGGTAATTGTCCTCGGCCTTTACAATGCTTATCTTAATCACGAAATCAATGTGGAATAAGTAGTAAAATAAAAGCTTTAGCTCTGGCTTAAATGTAATACATTGAGCGCATAACCAAGTGATGACAACCCCCGGAACAGACCAATGAAGAATTCACGTACCGACTGACCACACCTAACCTACGTTAATGCCTAACTTCACACAAATTCATCACAAATACAGCACTTAACGTTGATCATTCTTAGAAGGCTCAAAATACCTTTATTACTAAACTAAACAAATTCTTCCTTGATAGTTTATGCGTGTTAGTGAGTTAAGAAGAGGTGGCACCCGTGGTTCTGGGTATGTTTACGTTCTCATTGGTAATGAGCTTGTTCATGTTTCCGAGGTCGGTAAACTCGTTAAGCATGATGGTGATGAGTACGTATATGAAATACCGAGCAATATCCCGTCCTGGATATTCATATTTCACTTCAGTAGGAGTGGTTATGGCAGTGTCACTAGGTGCCCACTTGGTAATTACGTAAATACGGTGGACTATACAAAGTGTGAGAGTAAAGCTATCGAGGATGCGGTAAATGATTGGTTAAGTGATGTTAATTTCAGAATAAAAAATCCTAAGTTGAGGGGTCTCTTGAATGAGTTATTTAGTGAGTTCGTGATAATGGCTAATGAAGCAAGGAGTTATTGGGGGTTGATTGGTGGTGAGTTGAGGTTCATGGGTCATGCCTCTAGACTTAGTGAATTTTTCAATAATCCAAGGATTTACTACTTCACCGAATTAAGCATACCGAGTGATACAGGTAGAATTAGGGGAATTAAAACAACGATGTCCCTAATCTACGAGAATTGGATCGCCGCAAAGGTTGCCGAGGCGTTGGGTACGAGGAGTTTGATAAGGAGAAGTTGGGAAGCGAATGAACCATTCATTAATATGCCAGTGACTGTTTGGTTTGAGCAGGGTGGTGAAACTAGCTTTGCAATACTCAATACGCCACATGGCGATTTCACAATGTGGCTTGAATTCCAAGTAAATCCAGCGATACATGTCTTTCCAAATCTCAAATCAATCATGGCTAATAACAAGATCGTAATACCAACCAAGCATGGTAGAAGGGCTGTTAGGCCTGACGTTGTTATTGCCAGGGGTAAGTTTAATGGCATTAATGATCTGATTAAGTCGGGCGGCGGGATTGACTTCTTGATTGAGTGTAAGGCGTTGCCTTACGAGGATTGGGAGAGTGACGTTGATGAGCAGGTTATACCGTACGTCAAGCAATTTAGGCCGAGGAAAACGATGCTCATTGTTCGCTA from Vulcanisaeta distributa DSM 14429 harbors:
- the acnA gene encoding aconitate hydratase AcnA → MAKNLPNLWNTLSTMDVGGIKVRYYSLKALEREGFDIARFPYTIKVFIENLLRNYDGQAITEEDIENLLHWNPKNPGTKEVPIKVARVLMQDYTGVPALVDLAVMREIVAKYGIDPKVINPQVPTDLIIDHSVQADYWGRPDAVKLNIKLEVERNAERYEFLKWAQNAFRNFRVFPPGTGIIHQVHLEHIARVVMTEDLGPGERLAYFDTVVGMDSHTTMINGLGVVGWGVGGVEAEAALLGQPIAVLPPQVVGVYLYGKPRLGVTATDIVLYVTETLRKYNVVDKFVEFFGEGVKELPIPDRATIANMAPEYGATTGLFPVDEQTLAYLRLTGRDEWLISLVERYFMEQGVFGSPKEGDVEYSQVISIDLSAIEPSLAGPSLPWQRRSLSDVPKSIEPVIEDRNKKRNISGRRKVVIELDGKKVELEDGFVAIAAITSCTNTSNPYLLMASGLVAKRAVELGVSPPPYVKTVLAPGSRVVEEYLRRSGLLQYLEKIGFYITGFGCMVCIGNTGPLPEPVVKAIRENDLVAAAVLSGNRNFEGRIHPDVRANYLASPPMVVIYALAGTVNKDLTREPVTYTSDGKPVYLKDLWPSDDEVRSYVERYVTPDEFTEKYTKIGDLVPDEWNTLKAPSGDLYQWNPKNTYIRRPPFFDDFDPDRLVEVKDIVGARALLVLGDNVTTDHISPAGSIPADSPAGKYLISLGVKPSDFNTFGTRRGNWEVMVRGAFWSRGVKNKMGGKVIEGGYTIHWPDGQLMTVFDAAMKYKEENVPLIILAGQTYGAGSSRDWAAKGPKLLGIKAVIAKSFERIHRSNLVEMGILPLQFMEGEDVDKLGITGDETFDIIGLSQGLKPRQTVDLVIHKPDGRVVRTKLLVRLDTPMEVQYFLNGGILQYVLRQIIKRHRQRGAQP
- a CDS encoding winged helix-turn-helix transcriptional regulator, producing MRGLLVTMPSVVNEVKKIIDDYSSFSIVTELNDDVSGYDVIGIVGTDKFIIMNLHKLNSWEGPVLTVGFGLSFLNSVDITNLDKALSTIMSGNYDIEEILRLSVNAKGKKLPNAINEVAIFPARSAITLEYSLYVNNEYLWHDVADGLIISTPTGSTAYAMSAGGPLIHSRAQVFEIVPVNSTNLARVPVIVPSDSIITIRDLISRSRVEVIIDGSIRTYVGNEVKITSGKPLKLIRVGEVSSAIGRYEKKISLLANMDLPPSAKFILKILEYEGQLTQKEIIEKTMLPSRTVRNALSILIRKGLIQRQVIIRGNKEVIVYSLKSTGQ
- a CDS encoding RpoL/Rpb11 RNA polymerase subunit family protein, with product MIKISIVKAEDNYLEAVVQGETYTLFAPLIEYLLKRPDVEYAMYDVDHPLTQNVRFRIKTKGRPPLDVIKEAVNEILRDVEELEKGFLGSP